One Gadus morhua chromosome 13, gadMor3.0, whole genome shotgun sequence genomic window carries:
- the avpr2b.1 gene encoding vasopressin V2 receptor, with amino-acid sequence MSRFSHNITNISFEGGPPGDQPRDELLAQIEITLLTVIFISAGILNVGLLLLLWKRRQQVSRMRVFVFHLCIADLVVTFFQVCPQLVWDITDRFVGPDIVCRAVKYLQVVGMFASTYMIVVMTVDRYQAICNPMVKFQRRRARWNVPICVAWCVSLVGALPQVFIFSRVEVAPGVFDCWAHFVQPWGLRAYVTWTTLVIFVLPVLTVVACQARICRTVQINFHLKTLRTVNRSAAGDASALPSRASGVGGVSKARVKTVKMTVVIVLAYVVCWAPFFTVQLWSVWDSEAPTETAVFTILMLLASLNSCANPCIFLLFSGTLPPRLAALCGGVGGGAHSDAKDSAVQEDATMVSSMYISFKSLSEATQAR; translated from the exons ATGTCTAGGTTCAGTCATAACATCACCAACATCAGCTTCGAAGGAGGGCCACCTGGGGACCAGCCGAGGGATGAACTTTTGGCGCAAATCGAGATTACCCTACTGACCGTCATATTCATCAGCGCGGGGATCCTGAACGTCGGACTGCTGCTCCTCTTGTGGAAGCGGAGGCAGCAGGTGTCCAGGATGCGCGTCTTCGTGTTCCACCTTTGCATCGCCGACCTGGTGGTGACGTTTTTCCAAGTGTGCCCGCAGCTCGTCTGGGACATCACGGACCGGTTCGTGGGTCCGGACATCGTCTGCCGTGCGGTCAAGTACCTCCAGGTCGTCGGCATGTTCGCCTCCACCTACATGATCGTGGTGATGACCGTGGATCGGTATCAAGCCATCTGCAACCCAATGGTGAAGTTCCAGAGGCGCAGGGCGCGCTGGAACGTGCCAATCTGCGTGGCGTGGTGCGTCTCCCTGGTGGGCGCTCTGCCCCAGGTGTTCATCTTCTCCCGGGTGGAGGTCGCCCCCGGCGTGTTCGACTGCTGGGCGCACTTCGTCCAGCCGTGGGGACTGAGAGCCTACGTAACCTGGACGACGCTGGTGATCTTCGTGCTGCCCGTGCTGACCGTAGTGGCGTGCCAAGCGCGCATCTGCCGCACGGTGCAAATTAACTTCCACCTGAAGACGCTGCGGACTGTGAACCGGAGCGCCGCGGGCGACGCTTCGGCGCTGCCTTCCCGCGCCAGCGGCGTCGGGGGGGTGTCGAAGGCGCGGGTTAAGACGGTGAAGATGACCGTGGTGATCGTGCTCGCCTACGTCGTGTGCTGGGCGCCATTCTTTACCGTGCAGCTCTGGTCCGTGTGGGACTCGGAGGCGCCCACTGAGA CGGCTGTGTTCACCATCCTGATGCTGCTGGCCAGCCTGAACAGCTGCGCCAACCCCTGCATCTTCCTGCTGTTCAGCGGCACGCTGCCTCCCAGGCTGGCCGCGCTCTGCGGCGGCGTGGGCGGGGGCGCGCACTCAGACGCAAAAGATTCCGCCGTCCAAGAGGACGCCACCATGGTCAGCTCCATGTACATCAGCTTCAAGAGTCTGTCAGAGGCCACTCAGGCCAGATAG